One region of Bubalus kerabau isolate K-KA32 ecotype Philippines breed swamp buffalo chromosome 6, PCC_UOA_SB_1v2, whole genome shotgun sequence genomic DNA includes:
- the TAL1 gene encoding T-cell acute lymphocytic leukemia protein 1 — translation MTEQPPSEAAHSDPPLEGRDAAEARMAPPHLVLLNGVAKETSRAAPAEPPVIELGTRGPGGGPAGGGGAARDLKGREAAAAEARHRVPTTELCRPPGPAPASAPAELPGDGRMVQLSPPALAAPAAPGRALLYSLSQPLASLGSGFFGEPDAFPMFATNNRVKRRPSPYEMEITDGPHTKVVRRIFTNSRERWRQQNVNGAFAELRKLIPTHPPDKKLSKNEILRLAMKYINFLAKLLNDQEEEGTQRAKPGKDPVVGAGGGGGGGAGSAPPEDLLQDVLSPNSSCGSSLDGAASPDSYTEEPAPKHTARSLHPAMLPATDGAGPR, via the exons ATGACGGAGCAGCCGCCGAGCGAGGCGGCACACAGTGACCCCCCGCTAGAGGGACGGGACGCGGCCGAGGCCCGCATGGCCCCCCCGCACCTGGTCCTGCTGAACGGCGTCGCCAAGGAGACGAGCCGCGCGGCCCCGGCGGAGCCCCCGGTCATCGAGCTGGGCACGCGCGGCCCGGGGGGCGGCCCCGCCGGTGGGGGCGGCGCCGCGCGGGACTTAAAGGGCCGCGAGGCTGCGGCGGCCGAAGCGCGCCATCGGGTGCCCACCACAGAGCTGTGCAGACCACCCGGGCCCGCGCCCGCCTCGGCCCCCGCGGAACTGCCGGGCGACGGCCGCATGGTGCAGCTGAGCCCGCCCGCGCTGGCGGCCCCCGCCGCCCCCGGCCGCGCGCTGCTCTACAGCCTCAGCCAGCCGTTGGCCTCGCTCGGCAG TGGCTTCTTTGGGGAGCCAGATGCCTTCCCTATGTTCGCCACCAACAACCGAGTGAAGAGGAGGCCCTCCCCTTATGAGATGGAGATTACTGATG gtcCCCACACCAAAGTTGTGCGGCGCATCTTCACCAACAGCCGGGAGCGATGGCGGCAGCAGAATGTGAACGGGGCCTTCGCTGAGCTCCGCAAGCTGATCCCCACACATCCCCCAGACAAGAAGCTCAGCAAGAATGAGATCCTCCGCCTGGCCATGAAGTACATCAACTTCCTGGCCAAGCTGCTCAATGACCAGGAGGAGGAAGGCACCCAGCGGGCCAAGCCTGGCAAGGACCCTGTAGTGGGGGCTggcggagggggtgggggaggagcggGCAGCGCTCCTCCTGAGGATCTCCTGCAGGACGTGCTCTCCCCGAACTCCAGCTGTGGCAGCTCCCTGGATGGGGCAGCCAGCCCGGACAGCTACACAGAAGAGCCAGCGCCCAAGCACACAGCCCGCAGCCTCCATCCTGCCATGCTGCCTGCCACGGATGGAGCCGGCCCTCGGTGA